Genomic segment of Myxococcus stipitatus:
CAGCAGGTGGGACTCGTAGTCGGGCGCGGACTTGTCGCGGGCGGCGAGGCGCGCGTCGACCAGGCCCGACGTGCGGTACGTCATGCTCTCCAGCGCGTGGATGAGCGCCGTCATGCGCGCCAGCTTCTCGCGCGAGAGCGGGAAGCGGGAGATGGGCGTGCCGAACTGCTTGCGCTCCTGGGCGAAGCGCAGCGCGCCGGACAGCTGGATCTTCATGCCGCCAAGCACGCCCGCGCCCAGCTTCAAGCGGCCGTAGTTGAGGATGTTGAAGGCAATCTTGTGGCCCTTGCCCACCTCGCCCAGCAGGTTCTCCACGGGGACCCGCGCGTCCTCGAAGTAGAGCGGGCACGTGGACGAGCCGCGGATGCCCATCTTGTGCTCCTCGGGCCCCACGGTGAAGCCCGGCGTGTCCTTCTCCACGATGAAGCCGGTGAACTTGTCCCCGTCCACCTTGGCGAAGACGACGAACACGTCCGCGAAGGCCGCGTTGGTGATGAAGAGCTTGGAGCCGTTGAGAATCCAGTGCTTGCCGTCCGGCGAGAGCACTGCCTTCGTCTTCGCGCCCAGCGCGTCGCTGCCACTGCCCTGCTCGGTGAGGGCGTACGCGGCCACCCACTCACTGGTGGCCAGCTTGGGCAGGTACTTCGCCTTCTGGGCCGCGTTGCCGAACCAGACGATGGGCAGCGTGCCGATGCCCACGTGCGCGCCGAAGGTGACGGACCAGGAGCCGTTGAGGCCCATCGCCTCCGCGAGCAGGAGCGACGTCGTCTTGTCCAGGCCCGTGCCGCCGTAGGACTCGGGGATGTCCACGCTCAGCAGGCCCAGCTCCCCCGCCTGACGCAGCAGCTCCCGCAGCAGGACGTTGTCCTTGTGCTCGATTTTGTCGGCCTGCGGGAGCATCTGCTCGTGACTGAACTGAAGCGCCGTCCGGAAGAACATGCGCTGCTCTTCCGAGAAGGTCTCGGGCGTGACGATGGGGGACGCGCCGACCTCCTGGAAGAGGAAGGCACCGCCTGGGGGAACATCCTTCGACGCAGCCGGCGTATTGGCCGTGGACATCTCGAGACCTCACAGGGTGCGCGGAGGGACCAACCTCCGCCGAGCGGGCGCCATGTCCCGCTCATGACAAGCAACTCCGCGAACCATCATAGGAGG
This window contains:
- a CDS encoding acyl-CoA dehydrogenase family protein, whose amino-acid sequence is MSTANTPAASKDVPPGGAFLFQEVGASPIVTPETFSEEQRMFFRTALQFSHEQMLPQADKIEHKDNVLLRELLRQAGELGLLSVDIPESYGGTGLDKTTSLLLAEAMGLNGSWSVTFGAHVGIGTLPIVWFGNAAQKAKYLPKLATSEWVAAYALTEQGSGSDALGAKTKAVLSPDGKHWILNGSKLFITNAAFADVFVVFAKVDGDKFTGFIVEKDTPGFTVGPEEHKMGIRGSSTCPLYFEDARVPVENLLGEVGKGHKIAFNILNYGRLKLGAGVLGGMKIQLSGALRFAQERKQFGTPISRFPLSREKLARMTALIHALESMTYRTSGLVDARLAARDKSAPDYESHLLAAVEEYAIESSIMKVYGSEALWQLVDDAVQLHGGAGYIEEYPVERAYRDARINRIFEGTNEINRMLITGMLLKRAVKGDLPLFAMAGNVADELARGEKPQARTNDALAPQEVAAEVAKRLALHGLSLAAQTFGPELEKHQDVLAALTDVVMDAFALDSMVTRTRQAATGGTLDPVRVALVRTIAFDSTSRIQDRMRRALCSTLKGDALAKELARLGTLDTFTPHDPAEVRETVMAAVESAGGYPFTA